The genomic segment CGCCGATGGCGAGGAAGCCCCGCACCCACGCGTCCGCGTCGAGGAAGAAGATCCCGAGGGCCACCGCGCTCATCGCCACCCCGAAGGAGGCGACGGCCTGGCCGTAGAAGGCGGCGGTGCTCTGCTGCTTGACCGGTGTCGTGTCGCTCATGCCCCGAGCTTCCGCCGCCGGGCGGGACATGGCATCCGCGCCCGTACTCACGGCGGTACTCAGGCACGGTGCGGGCGACCCGAAGGCGGAGACCCGGTCAGGCGCGGACCCCGGTCAGAAGGTGGAGACCCGGTCAGGCGCGGACTCCGGTCAGAAGGTGGAGACCCGGTCAGAACGCCGAGACCCCCGTCAGCGCGCGGCCGATGATGAGCTTCTGGATCTGGCTGGTGCCCTCGTAGAGCGTCATCACGCGGGCGTCGCGGACCAGCTTGCCCACCGGGTACTCGTCGATGTAGCCGTAACCGCCGAACACCTGGAGGGCGTTGTTGGCGGAGCGGACCGCCGCTTCGGAGGCGAAGAGCTTGGCCTGGGAGGCCGCGGTGGCGAAGGGCTCGCCCCGGTCGATCAGGTCGGCGACCCGCCAGGTGAGGAGGCGGGCGGCGTCCACGTCCACGGCGATGTCGCTGAGGAGTTCCTGCACCAGCTGGTAGCCCGCGATGGGCTTGCCGAACTGCTGCCGCTCGCCCGCGTAGCCGACCGCCGCGTCCAGGGCCGCCTGGGCGATCCCCACGCAGCCGGCCGCCACCGACATGCGCCCCTTGGCCAGGGCGGACATCGCGATCGAGAACCCCTTGCCCTCCGGGCCCATCAGCGCGGACGCGGGGACCCGGACGCCCTCCAGGACCAGTTCGGCGGTGGCCTGGCCGCGCAGCCCGAGCT from the Streptomyces sp. NBC_01335 genome contains:
- a CDS encoding YiaA/YiaB family inner membrane protein — its product is MSDTTPVKQQSTAAFYGQAVASFGVAMSAVALGIFFLDADAWVRGFLAIGVLYLVTSCFTLAKVIRDRQEEGRIVSRVDQARLEKILAEHDPFQKL